The Desulfovibrio oxyclinae DSM 11498 genomic interval CTGCTTTCCGCGGCCGGGGTTCTGGTCTTCAGCGGGGTCGGACTGTTCTGTCTGGCTTCCGGAGCCAACTTCCTCGACTACGGCGGACTGCAGGGCTTCATGGGCGAGACTCTGGCCAGCGGCCACTCCAACGGCATTCTGCTCGTGGAGACCGGCGTCGGCATGACCGTCACCGCGGCTCTGGCAATCATCTTCAAGCTGCTGTCTTCACGCGGCACCGTCATGGAGGGTTTGTAAGCAATGGATGCTTTTCTCACACAGGTGCAGGCCCACTTCAACTACTGGGGCTATGTCGTCATCATGATGGTCGGCCTCTACGCGATGATTGCCAAGCGCAACCTCATCAAGAAGCTGATCGGCCTGAGCATCTTCCAGACTTCGATCATGCTCTTCTTCGTGGCCATCGGGTCCAAGGAGGGCGCGACCATTCCCATTCTCCGCGCCGCTTCCAAGCACGCGGTCAATCCGGCGGACTACATCAACCCGCTGCCGCACGTGCTCATGCTCACCGCCATCGTGGTTTCGGTGGCTACCCTGGGTGTGGCCCTTGCTCTGGTTCTTCGGATTCACGGCAAGTACGGCACGCTGGAAGAAGATGAAATCGCGGATCAAATAAAGAGATCGAATACCTATGCATGATGTAGTTCTCACCATACTTCCGCTGTTGTTCGGCGCCTTCCTTGCCCTGGTGGCTGGGTGGATCCGGCCGAAATTCAGCTACTCCATCGGCGTCATCGGACTTGCCGGTTCGGTGTTCTTCACGCTGCGCGTGCTTGCCAAGGTCGTGACTGACGGTACGCTCAGCTATTCCATGGGCGGCTGGGCGCCGCCGTGGGGAATCGTCTTCGTGGTGGATGCCCTGAGCGCGGCCATGCTGGTGCTCATCGCCGCATCCTCGCTGATCACCTACGTGGTCTACCACGACGAGATCGTCGATCACTTTAAGGAAAAGACCGCCGCGTTCGTGGCGCTCATTCTGCTGGTGGTGGCGGGCCACATGGGCATCGTGGCCACCGGCGACCTGTTCAACCTCTACGTGCTCATCGAAGTGGCCGCCCTGAGCGGTTACGCACTGCTCGGTTTCAGCGGCGACCGCTCGCCCCTGTCCAGTCTGAGCTACCTGTGCATCGGCTCGGTGGGCGCTTCCTTCTATCTGCTGGGAGTCGGCTATCTCTATATCATGACCGGCTCGCTGAACCTGGCCGACCTTTCCGGTCTGCTGGAGATCGCGCAGGTCTCGACCTCCCTGCAGGCGGCGGTGGCCGTGATGATGCTGGGGCTCTGGGTCAAGATGGCTCTGTTCCCCTTCCACGGCTGGCTGCCGGGTGCCTATTCCAACTCCTCGTTCGTATCGGCATCCTTCCTGGCGCCCATGACCACCAAGGTCATGGTGTACGTGATGCTGCGGCTCGTGCTCAGCCTGTTCCCCGGCAACCTGCTGGATACGAACATGCTGCCCGAGGTCGGCCTTGTGCTGGCGACCGCCGCCATCTTCTTCGGCTCCATAATGGCCTACCGCCAGAAGGATCTGCGCAGGACGCTCTGCTACATTCTCGTGGCCGAGGTGGGGTACATGGTCGGCGGCCTGTTCATAGGCAACCGCGAAGCCATGACCGGAACCATCCTGCATATCTTTGCCGACGCGCTGATGACCCTGACCCTGTTCGTCGCGCTGGGCAGCATCCTGCGCCACCGCGCCGAAAGCGGCCTTTCGAGCATGAAGGGCATGTTCAAGTCCATGCCGTTCACCATGGCCAGCTTCGTGTTGGCGGGAATGTCCATGATCGGCGTTCCCCCGCTGTTCGGGTTCTTCAGCAAATGGCGCCTTCTGTCCGGAGCGCTGGAGGCGGGCGAATTCGGTTTCATGGCCGGCCTGCTCGTATCCAGTCTGGTCAACGTGGTCATCTTCTTCCGCATTTTCGAAACCGCGTTTTTCGAAAGTTCCGAAGACAAGACGCCCACGGGTGAGCACTGGGCCCGCACGGCTCCGCTTGCCCTGACCGCGCTGCTTCTCATTCTCGGGGGAGTGTATTCCGGTCTGATCGTGGAAACCATCGTCGCCAACGTTCTCCCCACCGATTTAATCTAGCCGAGGAAGACATGTCAGGCATTCTTTCCATACAACCATTGCTTGCCGTCGCCGCACCGCTGACGGCCATACCCGGAATATTATCCGCCCGCACGCCCAACATTCGTGAGGCGTGGAGCTTTGCCGCGGCGCTGCTGCTCATGGGCCTTGTGCTCAGCATGGCGCCGTCGGTGCTGGACGGAAAAACCTATACTCTGGTTCTGGCGGAGGTGCTTCCCAATGCGCCGCTGGCCTTTAGGGTCGATGGCCTCGGGATGCTGTTCGCAATCGTGGCCTCCACGCTCTGGATCATCACGTCCGCATATTCCATAGGATACATGCGGGCGAGCCAGGAACACGCCCAGACCCGTTTCTACACCTACTTTGCCGCAGCCCTGTTCAGTACCATCGGCGTGGCGTTCTCCGCCAACCTGCTGACCATGTACATGTTCTACGAGCTGCTCTCGTTCTCGACATACCCGCTGGTCACGCATCATCAGGATGACGACAGTCGCAAGGCAGGACGCAAGTATCTCGGCCTCATCGTCGGCTCGTCCATCGGTATGGTGCTCCCGGCCATGGTGGTCCTGTACCACCTGACCGGCACCCTCGACTTCACCGCAGGCGGCGTGGCGCTGGCTTCGGCCTCGCCCACCACCATCGCGGTGCTGTTCGGCCTGATGATCTTCGGATTCGCCAAGGCCGCGCTCATGCCCATGCACGCATGGCTGCCCGCCGCAATGGTGGCACCCACCCCGGTCAGCTCTCTGCTGCACGCGGTGGCGGTCGTCAAGGTCGGCGCCTTCTGCCTGCTCAGGGTTGTCATGGACGTGTTCGGCGTCGAGACACTCATGGCCATCGGGGTGAACGACCTGCTGACGGGAGTGGCCGCCACGACCATGATCGTGGCTTCGCTCGTGGCGCTGAGTCAGGACGGGCTGAAACGCCGTCTGGCCTATTCCACCATCGGGCAGCTCTCGTACATCGCCCTCGGCGCGGGCCTCATGAACGCCGCCGGACTCACCGGCGGAATGATGCATGTGGCCATGCACGCTTTCGGCAAGATCACGCTGTTCTTCTGCGCGGGCGCCATCTACGTGGCCACCGGCGAGAAATACATCAGCCGCATGACCGGCATCGGCAGACGCATGCCGTGGACCATGGCCGCGTTCTTCATCGGCTCGCTGTCCATCATCGGCATTCCGCCCACCGGCGGGTTCCTCAGCAAGTGGATGCTGCTCAACGGCTGCCTCGACTCCGGACAGTGGATTCTCGCCGGGGCGCTGGTCGTCAGTTCGCTGCTCAACGCGGCGTACTTCCTGCCCATCGTCTACAGGGCCTGGTTCTGCCCCGAAGGTCAGGCCGTCCACGCCGGACCGGTCCGCGAAGCGCCGCTGGCATGCGTGATTCCTCTGCTGGTAACCGCGGGAATCTCCATGGCCCTGTTCTTCTGGCCCGACGTGTTCTTCAACCTGGCCCAGATGGCCGCTAATTAGGAGGCGCAATGAGCAAGCGAAAGGAATTCGACTTCTTCGACAAGCCAAAGACCAAGCGCGGCCTCTGGTACCTTCTGTGGGGTTGTTGCGTGGGCGTTCTGGCTTTGCAGTTCGTGGCGTCGCCCAAGCCGCATTTCGGCTTCGACACCTTCTTCGGGTTCAACGGCCTGTTCGGCTTCGTATCCTGCGTCGTGCTGATCGTGGTGGCCAAGGGCCTCGGATTCATACTCAAAAAACCGACGGACTACTATGATGACTAACTTGCATCCGGCATTTGTACTCTTTGCCGCAGCCGTGTTGATTCCTGTCTTCCTCGGAAGATGGAGAAACTACATGCTGCTGGCGGCCGGCGCACTCGCCGTGTTCTGCGTTTACAGCCTGGAACCGGGATACAGTCTGTCGGCATCGTTCATGGGACTTGATCTCGTATTCATGAACATCGACAAGCTGAACAAGGTGTTCGGCTACGTCTTCACCATCAATGCGACGATCGCCTTCGTGTTCGCCCTGCGGCTTACGGACGTGCGCCAGCAGCTGGCGGCGCTGTTCTACATAGGCTCGGCCCTTGGGGCCGTCTTCGCGGGCGACCTGATAACGCTTTATGTGTTCTGGGAAATCATGGCCGTGGCCTCCACGTTCCTGATTCTGGCCCGGCAGACCCCGGAGGCCTACGGCGCCGGTTTCCGTTATGTATTGATCCACCTCTTCGGCGGGCTCTGCATGCTGCTGGGCGTGATCATGCACATCCAGACCACTGGCTCCACCGTGTTCACGACCTTCTCTCCGGACATGATCAGCAGCTGGTTCATTCTGGTCGGCGTACTGGTCAACGCTTCGGCGTTCCCGTTCTCCAGCTGGCTCTCGGACTCGTACCCCGCGGCAACCGTCGTGGGCGGCGTGGTGCTCTCCGCTTACACCACCAAGACGGCGGTCTACGTGCTGCTGCGCGGCTTCCCGGGATGGGAAATCCTCATCGTGGTCGGTTGCTTCATGGCGGTGTACGGAATCATCTACGCCCTGCTTGAAAACGACATGCGCCGGATTCTGGCGTACTCCATCACCAACCAGGTCGGCTTCATGATCACCGGCGCGGGCATCGGTACCGCCATGGCGATCAACGGGGCCGCGGCGCACGCCTTCTGCCACATCATCTACAAGTCGCTTCTGTGGATGTCCGCAGGTGCGGTGCTGGCCATGGTGGGCAGGAGCAAATGCACCGACCTCGGCGGGCTGTACAAAACCATGCCGTGGACATTGCTGCTCGGACTCATCGGCGCGTTGGCGATATCCGGCGTACCCGGCACCAGCGGCTTCACCAGTAAATCCCTCATCATCATGGCCGCGGGTGACCAGCACCTGACATGGGTCCTGATGATCCTCGAAATAGCCTCCGCGGGCGTATTCCTGCACGCGGGCATCAAGTTCCCGTACTTCGTGTTCTTCGCCAAGGACAAGGGACTGCGGCCGCCCGAAGCGCCCGCGAACATGCTCTGGGCCATGGGCGGACTGGCGTTCCTGTGCATCTTCCTCGGCGTCTACCCCGATCCGCTGTACTCGATTCTGCCTTACGAAATGGGCGACTTCACCGTGTACAAGGCGGGCAAGGTCGTGGCGCAGTTGCAGCTGCTCACCTTCTCGGCTCTGGCCTTCTTCCTGCTGCTGCCGCTGCTCAAGCGCACCGACACCATCGCATTGGAAGTGGACTGGTTCTACCGTGTGGGCGGCAAGCTCTTCTACAGGGCCACAGACCGCGTCATGAACGGCCTGAACACCGCCTGCGCCGCAATGGTCGGTCGTGCGGTTCAGGGCTTTGAGCGCGGCGCCAGACGGCTGCCGGTTGCCGGGATGTACCTCGTGGAGATGTTCTCCTCCGAGACCCCGAGCGAGGAAAACCGCTCGTTCCCGATCCGGCAGAAGAGCATTGAACAGGATCTCGACCTCGGGACACTGCCCATAGGCGGAGTCCTGCTCACGATCATCCTCGGACTGGCCGTCGTGCTGGCCCTGTGTATCTAATTCCAAGGAGGTTTCACCATGGGAAGCTTGCAGCATATGCGATTCAATATATTCAACAACGTCTCTCAGGACATCGTGGACAAAGTGAAAAGTGCCGTGACCGAGGTGACGTTCAAGAAGAACGAAATAATCTACGAAAAGGGCGAGAAGGCCGAAAAGGTCTACCTCATGAACGAGGGCAAGGCGCTGCTTCAGGTCGAGTCCGAACAGGGCTTCCAGATCAATCTGGGAGCGCTCAAGAGCGGGTACTGCTTTGGCTGGTCCGCTCTTGAGGAGGACAGCGTGCGCCAGCATACCATCGTCTGCGCCGAGCGCTGCGTGGTGGAAGTGGTGGACGGCGAAACCCTGCGCGGCATTATCGAGGCAGACGGCTGCAAGGGGCTGCCGTTGCTCTGGAACCTGTGGAGCCTCGCCAAGGACCGCCTTGACCTTCGCACCGACCAGCTGGTGAAAGTCATCGAGACACACCCTTCGCTTGAGGACGAAGCAGTCAGTAAATAGTGCCATAAACGCTGCGACAGGACTGCTCCGCTCGGGATACCCTGGCGGAGCTTCCTTCGGGCATCCATGCGGGCCCCGTCACGTTCAACGTGGCGGGGCCCGTTTGCGTTCGCAATGTGAGGCATCAATGGAGCGAGTTCGCGCTCAGAGCTTCTCCTGTATGTGGGCTAAGGAAGATATCATGGGGACGCGTTTTAGCCTTTGAGAGTCCTGACGAGGTCAGTCTGAGGGAGATAGGTCGGAAGACAACGAGAATGGCGTTGCAGACCGCACAATACGAGCTACATGCAGTGTGAAGTTGCAGAGCAGGTCTTTGAAAGGACAGGGGGCGACAAGATGCCCGCGTAAGTGAAAGCGTGTTGAGAGTCTGTTGATTTGAATAAAAAAAGGCCCGCCTCGAAAGGCGGGCCTTGTCATCTGATGGAGCGGGGCGACTAGTTCAGCAGGTCGGGACGGACAAGCTCGATGTTGCTGTCCTGACGGAGCTGGTTGATGAAAGCCTGGAAGGCTTCGTCGCCGTACTTCTGGGAAGCGGTGTCTACCCAGTGGGTCTTGTTCTCGTTCCACTCGGCGTCCGGTGCGGGGATCAGCTTTTCCTGGGCGGCCACGATGTAGCCGTCCTTGATGCGGAATACCTTGGGCAGCCATTCTCCTGCCTCGGCATTGAACGCGGCCTGCACCAGCTCTGCGGAGCCGCCGATGGATGGCACCGGCCCGCGGCGGTCAAAGGGCTCGGAGACCTGCATGAGGTCCTCAAGGCGCTGAGCAGCCTTGGCCGCATTGTCGCCGGTGAGGTTATCAAGGGCCTTTTCGGCTTCCTTGCGGGCCAGCTCTTCGGCACCCTTGGCCTTGAGTTCGTTGACGATGCGTTCGCGGACCTTTTCCAGCGGAATCGGCTGCGGTTCGATGTCTTCGATCTTGCGGGCCAGGATGTAGCCGTCCTTCACCGCCAGAGGCGTCTTCAGCGAATCCTCCGGAGCCAGACCGAACAGGATTTCGGAAGCTTCGGGGGTCATGCCGAGGTACTGCACGGCGGTGTTCTTGGCCATGGGCTGAGTGGTGTTGGCGAGGATGCCGAGTTCCCGGGCGATTTCATCAATGGGCATACCGGAAACGAGGCGGTCCATGGCCTGGTCGAGCAGATCGGATATCTGGTCGGAAGCCTTGTCCTGCGCCAGCGTGGTCTTGATGCGCCCTTTCACTTCGTCAAAGGGCAGTTTGTTGGATTCCTTGCGGTCCTGAAGCTGGATGATGTGCCAGCCGTAGGACGTTTTGACCGGTTTGGAGATCTCGCCCTTGTCGAGAGCAAAAGCAGCCTCTTCAAAGGCCGGGGCCATCACGCCGCGCGGGAACCAGCCGAGCTCGCCGCCCTGAGAGGCGGAGGGACCTTCGGAGTACTGCATAGCCAGCTGGGCGAA includes:
- a CDS encoding cation:proton antiporter subunit C, with protein sequence MDAFLTQVQAHFNYWGYVVIMMVGLYAMIAKRNLIKKLIGLSIFQTSIMLFFVAIGSKEGATIPILRAASKHAVNPADYINPLPHVLMLTAIVVSVATLGVALALVLRIHGKYGTLEEDEIADQIKRSNTYA
- a CDS encoding complex I subunit 5 family protein, coding for MHDVVLTILPLLFGAFLALVAGWIRPKFSYSIGVIGLAGSVFFTLRVLAKVVTDGTLSYSMGGWAPPWGIVFVVDALSAAMLVLIAASSLITYVVYHDEIVDHFKEKTAAFVALILLVVAGHMGIVATGDLFNLYVLIEVAALSGYALLGFSGDRSPLSSLSYLCIGSVGASFYLLGVGYLYIMTGSLNLADLSGLLEIAQVSTSLQAAVAVMMLGLWVKMALFPFHGWLPGAYSNSSFVSASFLAPMTTKVMVYVMLRLVLSLFPGNLLDTNMLPEVGLVLATAAIFFGSIMAYRQKDLRRTLCYILVAEVGYMVGGLFIGNREAMTGTILHIFADALMTLTLFVALGSILRHRAESGLSSMKGMFKSMPFTMASFVLAGMSMIGVPPLFGFFSKWRLLSGALEAGEFGFMAGLLVSSLVNVVIFFRIFETAFFESSEDKTPTGEHWARTAPLALTALLLILGGVYSGLIVETIVANVLPTDLI
- a CDS encoding monovalent cation/H+ antiporter subunit D family protein, which translates into the protein MSGILSIQPLLAVAAPLTAIPGILSARTPNIREAWSFAAALLLMGLVLSMAPSVLDGKTYTLVLAEVLPNAPLAFRVDGLGMLFAIVASTLWIITSAYSIGYMRASQEHAQTRFYTYFAAALFSTIGVAFSANLLTMYMFYELLSFSTYPLVTHHQDDDSRKAGRKYLGLIVGSSIGMVLPAMVVLYHLTGTLDFTAGGVALASASPTTIAVLFGLMIFGFAKAALMPMHAWLPAAMVAPTPVSSLLHAVAVVKVGAFCLLRVVMDVFGVETLMAIGVNDLLTGVAATTMIVASLVALSQDGLKRRLAYSTIGQLSYIALGAGLMNAAGLTGGMMHVAMHAFGKITLFFCAGAIYVATGEKYISRMTGIGRRMPWTMAAFFIGSLSIIGIPPTGGFLSKWMLLNGCLDSGQWILAGALVVSSLLNAAYFLPIVYRAWFCPEGQAVHAGPVREAPLACVIPLLVTAGISMALFFWPDVFFNLAQMAAN
- a CDS encoding Na(+)/H(+) antiporter subunit D yields the protein MTNLHPAFVLFAAAVLIPVFLGRWRNYMLLAAGALAVFCVYSLEPGYSLSASFMGLDLVFMNIDKLNKVFGYVFTINATIAFVFALRLTDVRQQLAALFYIGSALGAVFAGDLITLYVFWEIMAVASTFLILARQTPEAYGAGFRYVLIHLFGGLCMLLGVIMHIQTTGSTVFTTFSPDMISSWFILVGVLVNASAFPFSSWLSDSYPAATVVGGVVLSAYTTKTAVYVLLRGFPGWEILIVVGCFMAVYGIIYALLENDMRRILAYSITNQVGFMITGAGIGTAMAINGAAAHAFCHIIYKSLLWMSAGAVLAMVGRSKCTDLGGLYKTMPWTLLLGLIGALAISGVPGTSGFTSKSLIIMAAGDQHLTWVLMILEIASAGVFLHAGIKFPYFVFFAKDKGLRPPEAPANMLWAMGGLAFLCIFLGVYPDPLYSILPYEMGDFTVYKAGKVVAQLQLLTFSALAFFLLLPLLKRTDTIALEVDWFYRVGGKLFYRATDRVMNGLNTACAAMVGRAVQGFERGARRLPVAGMYLVEMFSSETPSEENRSFPIRQKSIEQDLDLGTLPIGGVLLTIILGLAVVLALCI
- a CDS encoding cyclic nucleotide-binding domain-containing protein; translation: MRFNIFNNVSQDIVDKVKSAVTEVTFKKNEIIYEKGEKAEKVYLMNEGKALLQVESEQGFQINLGALKSGYCFGWSALEEDSVRQHTIVCAERCVVEVVDGETLRGIIEADGCKGLPLLWNLWSLAKDRLDLRTDQLVKVIETHPSLEDEAVSK
- a CDS encoding SurA N-terminal domain-containing protein, producing the protein MLDIMRQNASSWIVKILFGVIIVVFVFAFGMSSLDDRGDPILAYVDEEPIPRKEFEEAYARTTEALRSSRPDITAEQLASPAVKQMVFNELVTRILLLEEAKKLGITATDKEVAQGIASVPAFWGPNRQFDREVYKRTLQAQRMTPSGFEKDFRTSIIARKLRQNVAATAEATPSQARQIYNWVRETATLRYIPFSIEAYKDDVVVTDEDIKAYYEENAERFTRPEMSTFEMIAFTPSALAPFQEVSDEEAKQFYEATPGEFTQPEEAKARHILIHTDENASEAEIRTAYEKAMDVYNQLQSGENFAQLAMQYSEGPSASQGGELGWFPRGVMAPAFEEAAFALDKGEISKPVKTSYGWHIIQLQDRKESNKLPFDEVKGRIKTTLAQDKASDQISDLLDQAMDRLVSGMPIDEIARELGILANTTQPMAKNTAVQYLGMTPEASEILFGLAPEDSLKTPLAVKDGYILARKIEDIEPQPIPLEKVRERIVNELKAKGAEELARKEAEKALDNLTGDNAAKAAQRLEDLMQVSEPFDRRGPVPSIGGSAELVQAAFNAEAGEWLPKVFRIKDGYIVAAQEKLIPAPDAEWNENKTHWVDTASQKYGDEAFQAFINQLRQDSNIELVRPDLLN